A stretch of the Planktothricoides raciborskii GIHE-MW2 genome encodes the following:
- a CDS encoding tetratricopeptide repeat protein, translating into MGENNLELAASLSNLGMVNHCQKRYRNAEPLLSQALGIFKQIYFGRESSRCSQLSEQISKSLLFP; encoded by the coding sequence TTGGGAGAAAATAATCTGGAATTAGCCGCTTCTCTAAGTAACTTAGGTATGGTCAATCACTGCCAAAAAAGATATAGAAACGCGGAACCACTTTTATCGCAAGCTTTAGGGATATTTAAGCAAATTTATTTCGGGAGAGAATCATCACGATGTAGCCAGTTATCTGAACAAATAAGCAAATCTTTATTATTCCCATAA